A genomic region of Clavibacter michiganensis subsp. insidiosus contains the following coding sequences:
- a CDS encoding aldo/keto reductase: MFPAAPGPRTRALGTSGVVVSTLGLGTSGFGWTADREAAWAILDAYREEGGTFVDTASSYSQWVPGHAGGESEAIIGGWLAARGCRDEVVVGTKVGKSRDAPGTSAESIRRGVDASLRRLGTTHVDVVHAHLDDTRTPLEETVAALSDLVKEGKARLVGVSGFRPERIEQALGLAHGSGAVPVGVVQEEYSLLVRDHAEGRLQALVRREGLGLVAHSVLAKGFLTGKYMPGAPAVPSARALDAEQYMSAGGHATVRAAEEIARMRGVTVAEVAIAWVLGRPGIASALVGARTARQIRQLMPAAQLVLDDDEVSRLASAAARATRDESA; the protein is encoded by the coding sequence ATGTTCCCCGCCGCACCCGGCCCCCGCACGCGCGCCCTCGGCACGTCCGGCGTCGTCGTCTCCACGCTCGGCCTCGGCACGAGCGGCTTCGGCTGGACCGCCGACCGCGAGGCGGCGTGGGCGATCCTCGACGCCTACCGCGAGGAGGGCGGCACCTTCGTCGACACCGCGTCCTCGTACTCGCAGTGGGTGCCCGGCCACGCGGGCGGCGAGTCCGAGGCGATCATCGGCGGCTGGCTGGCCGCGCGCGGCTGCCGGGACGAGGTGGTCGTCGGCACGAAGGTCGGCAAGAGCCGCGACGCCCCGGGCACGTCGGCGGAGTCGATCCGCCGCGGCGTGGACGCCTCGCTCCGCCGGCTCGGCACGACGCACGTCGACGTCGTGCACGCTCACCTCGACGACACCCGCACCCCGCTCGAGGAGACCGTCGCCGCGCTGTCCGACCTGGTGAAGGAGGGCAAGGCGCGGCTCGTCGGCGTCTCCGGGTTCCGGCCCGAGCGGATCGAGCAGGCGCTCGGGCTGGCGCACGGATCCGGCGCCGTCCCCGTCGGCGTGGTGCAGGAGGAGTACAGCCTGCTGGTGCGGGATCACGCGGAGGGGCGCCTGCAGGCGCTCGTCCGGCGCGAGGGCCTCGGCCTCGTCGCCCACAGCGTGCTCGCCAAGGGCTTCCTCACGGGCAAGTACATGCCGGGCGCGCCCGCCGTGCCGTCGGCCCGGGCGCTCGACGCCGAGCAGTACATGTCGGCGGGCGGGCACGCGACGGTGCGCGCCGCCGAGGAGATCGCGCGGATGCGCGGCGTCACGGTCGCCGAGGTCGCCATCGCGTGGGTGCTCGGCCGGCCCGGGATCGCGAGCGCGCTCGTCGGCGCGCGCACGGCCCGGCAGATCCGGCAGCTGATGCCCGCGGCGCAGCTCGTGCTCGACGACGACGAGGTGTCCCGGCTGGCGTCCGCCGCCGCCCGCGCGACGCGGGACGAGAGCGCCTGA
- a CDS encoding YoaK family protein: protein MPRNWPEGAYVAALLVLTTATGAIDGVSYLALDRVFTGNMTGNVIFIGFGLVGVAGVPVLNNAVALLAFMAGAVIASRITCRAPTDLRLPRSAAWILVVNTLLTFALAGAWSAVGTLDTGVMIAITGLFSLLLGAQAAAVRSIGLSDLSTVVVTMTAVNLSSDSRVAGGTGAAWRRRFGAIAAMATGALVSALITTRIGAPWALLVAGTLMAAGVGLLANARRIERTLVREEAPDRAAGGPDGLPA from the coding sequence ATGCCCCGGAACTGGCCAGAAGGCGCGTACGTCGCCGCCCTGCTCGTCCTGACGACCGCCACCGGCGCGATCGACGGCGTCAGCTACCTCGCCCTCGACCGCGTCTTCACCGGCAACATGACCGGCAACGTCATCTTCATCGGCTTCGGCCTGGTGGGCGTCGCCGGCGTCCCCGTGCTCAACAACGCCGTCGCGCTGCTCGCGTTCATGGCCGGCGCGGTCATCGCGTCCCGCATCACCTGCCGCGCGCCCACCGACCTGCGCCTGCCGCGGTCGGCGGCGTGGATCCTCGTCGTCAACACCCTGCTCACCTTCGCGCTCGCGGGGGCCTGGTCCGCGGTCGGCACGCTCGACACGGGCGTGATGATCGCGATCACCGGGCTCTTCTCCCTCCTGCTCGGCGCGCAGGCGGCCGCCGTGCGGAGCATCGGCCTCTCCGACCTCTCCACCGTGGTCGTGACGATGACCGCCGTGAACCTCTCCTCGGACAGCCGCGTCGCCGGCGGCACGGGGGCCGCGTGGCGCCGCCGCTTCGGCGCCATCGCGGCGATGGCGACGGGCGCGCTGGTCTCGGCGCTCATCACCACGCGCATCGGCGCCCCGTGGGCGCTGCTCGTCGCGGGGACGCTGATGGCGGCCGGGGTCGGGCTGCTGGCGAACGCGCGCCGCATCGAGCGGACGCTCGTCCGGGAGGAGGCTCCCGACCGGGCGGCGGGCGGTCCCGACGGGCTCCCGGCCTGA